A genome region from Triticum aestivum cultivar Chinese Spring chromosome 2B, IWGSC CS RefSeq v2.1, whole genome shotgun sequence includes the following:
- the LOC123042181 gene encoding BTB/POZ and MATH domain-containing protein 2 encodes MAQVNAAAAVDHGEGLRVAETSSRCVTEGATHDFVVTNYSLLDGMGFGRYIRSSTFTVGGYDWNIRFYPDGGKEDAAGNAGAYLCCLCQLAKYEVRAMFTLTMLDDQGHVQETRQVGSHVFSPESSTGFGFNKFVEKSKLRSSSHLLTLRCVVAVIKEPPAECRTSLAAAPPTELPGQLERTLKDGIGADVTILVGGRRFRAHRFMLAMRAPLLDAQIFGPTMEVAEMEPDIFQILLHYVYTDSLPPCDGQGYSTAAVEHLLAAADRYGLGRLKAMCQGELCGRIDANTVMATLALADQYRCERLKDACLEFMSSQESMIAVIATDRFKHLMKSFPMLDLEKSPEEKVPVARK; translated from the coding sequence ATGGCGCAGGTTAACGCGGCCGCTGCGGTTGATCACGGCGAAGGCCTCCGGGTAGCCGAGACGTCGTCGAGGTGCGTGACGGAGGGCGCGACGCACGATTTCGTGGTGACCAACTACTCGCTGCTCGACGGCATGGGCTTCGGGAGGTACATTAGGTCGAGCACGTTCACCGTCGGCGGCTACGATTGGAACATCAGGTTCTACCCGGACGGAGGCAAGGAGGACGCTGCCGGCAACGCGGGGGCCTACTTGTGTTGTCTTTGCCAACTGGCCAAGTACGAGGTGAGGGCAATGTTCACATTAACCATGCTGGACGATCAAGGCCATGTACAAGAGACCAGGCAGGTAGGGAGTCACGTCTTCTCTCCAGAATCCTCCACTGGCTTTGGCTTTAACAAATTCGTCGAGAAATCGAAGCTGAGATCGTCGTCTCACCTCTTGACGCTGAGGTGCGTCGTCGCCGTGATCAAAGAACCGCCCGCGGAGTGCAGGACAAGCCTTGCCGCGGCCCCTCCGACGGAGCTTCCCGGCCAGCTCGAGCGCACCCTCAAGGACGGGATAGGCGCGGACGTCACCATCCTCGTCGGCGGCCGGCGGTTCAGGGCGCACAGGTTCATGCTGGCCATGCGGGCGCCGCTTCTCGACGCTCAGATCTTTGGTCCGACGATGGAGGTCGCCGAGATGGAGCCGGACATCTTCCAGATCCTTCTTCACTACGTCTACACGGACTCGTTGCCGCCGTGCGACGGCCAAGGTTATAGCACCGCCGCAGTGGAGCACTTGCTGGCCGCAGCTGATCGGTACGGGCTAGGCAGGCTGAAGGCTATGTGCCAAGGAGAGTTGTGCGGGCGCATTGATGCTAATACCGTCATGGCCACATTGGCACTGGCGGATCAGTATAGATGTGAGCGGCTCAAGGATGCCTGCCTCGAGTTTATGTCGTCACAGGAATCAATGATTGCAGTCATCGCGACCGACAGGTTCAAACACCTCATGAAAAGTTTCCCCATGCTTGATTTAGAAAAGAGCCCCGAGGAGAAGGTACCCGTCGCCAGGAAGTAA